The following are encoded in a window of Massilia sp. R2A-15 genomic DNA:
- the acs gene encoding acetate--CoA ligase, producing MAGTDTNQQDNQGSGESRVFAPPAAFSANAAISGMPAYEKLCAEAAADYEGFWAKLARENLDWHKPFSSTLDESDAPFYKWFGDGQLNASYNCLDRNLKNGNANKTAIIFEADDGQVTRATYQELYERVCKFANGLKARGIKKGDRVIIYMSMSIEGVAAMQACARIGATHSVVFGGFSAKSLQERIIDAGAVAVITADEQLRGGKPLPLKAIVDEALALGGCESIKNVIVYKRTGGNIAFAEGRDLWLHELVANQPAECEPEWVGAEHPLFILYTSGSTGTPKGVQHSTGGFLLWAALTMKWTFDIKPDDVFWCTADIGWVTGHSYIAYGPLAVGATEIVFEGVPTYPNAGRFWETIAKHKVSIFYTAPTAIRSLIKAADVDPKVHPKNYDLSSLRLLGSVGEPINPEAWMWYYKNVGNERCPIVDTFWQTETGGHMITPLPGATPMVPGSCTLPLPGIMTAIVDEAGADVANGQGGILVVKRPWPSMIRTIWGNPERFKTSYFPEELGGKYYLAGDGAIRNKDTGYFTITGRIDDVLNVSGHRMGTMEIESALVANPLVAEAAVVGKPDETTGESICAFVVLKQARPTGEEAKKLALELRNWVAKEIGPIAKPKEIRFGDNLPKTRSGKIMRRLLRVLAKGEAITQDVSTLENPAILEQLKEAS from the coding sequence ATGGCCGGAACAGACACCAATCAACAGGACAACCAGGGTTCGGGCGAGAGCCGCGTGTTCGCGCCGCCGGCCGCTTTCAGTGCGAACGCGGCCATTTCCGGCATGCCAGCCTACGAAAAGCTGTGCGCCGAAGCGGCCGCCGATTACGAGGGCTTCTGGGCCAAACTCGCGCGCGAAAACCTCGACTGGCACAAGCCGTTTTCGAGCACGCTCGACGAATCCGACGCGCCGTTCTACAAATGGTTCGGCGACGGCCAGCTCAATGCGTCGTACAACTGCCTCGACCGCAACCTGAAGAACGGCAACGCCAACAAGACCGCGATCATCTTCGAGGCCGACGACGGCCAGGTCACGCGCGCGACGTACCAGGAACTGTACGAGCGCGTGTGCAAATTCGCCAACGGCCTGAAGGCGCGCGGCATCAAGAAGGGCGACCGCGTCATCATCTACATGTCGATGTCGATCGAAGGCGTGGCTGCGATGCAGGCCTGCGCGCGCATCGGCGCGACGCACTCCGTCGTGTTCGGCGGCTTCTCCGCCAAGTCGCTGCAGGAGCGCATCATCGATGCCGGCGCCGTGGCCGTGATCACCGCCGACGAGCAGCTGCGCGGCGGCAAGCCGCTGCCGCTCAAAGCCATCGTGGACGAAGCGCTGGCGCTGGGCGGCTGCGAGAGCATCAAGAACGTCATCGTCTACAAGCGCACGGGCGGCAACATCGCGTTCGCCGAAGGGCGCGACCTGTGGCTGCACGAGCTGGTGGCGAACCAGCCGGCCGAGTGCGAGCCGGAGTGGGTCGGCGCCGAGCACCCGCTGTTCATCCTCTACACGTCCGGCTCGACCGGCACGCCGAAGGGCGTGCAGCATTCGACCGGCGGCTTCCTGCTGTGGGCCGCGCTGACGATGAAGTGGACCTTCGACATCAAGCCGGACGACGTGTTCTGGTGCACCGCCGACATCGGCTGGGTGACCGGCCACAGCTACATCGCCTATGGCCCACTGGCGGTGGGCGCGACCGAGATCGTGTTCGAAGGCGTTCCGACCTATCCGAACGCTGGCCGGTTCTGGGAGACCATCGCCAAGCACAAGGTATCGATCTTCTACACGGCGCCGACGGCGATCCGTTCGCTGATCAAGGCGGCCGACGTGGATCCGAAAGTGCATCCGAAGAACTACGACCTGTCGAGCCTGCGCCTGCTGGGTTCGGTGGGCGAGCCGATCAATCCGGAAGCGTGGATGTGGTACTACAAGAACGTCGGCAACGAGCGCTGCCCGATCGTCGATACCTTCTGGCAGACCGAGACGGGCGGCCACATGATCACGCCGCTGCCGGGCGCGACGCCGATGGTGCCAGGTTCGTGCACCTTGCCGCTGCCGGGCATCATGACGGCGATCGTGGACGAGGCCGGCGCCGACGTGGCGAACGGGCAGGGCGGCATCCTCGTGGTGAAGCGCCCGTGGCCGTCGATGATCCGCACGATCTGGGGCAATCCGGAGCGGTTCAAGACCAGCTACTTCCCGGAAGAACTGGGCGGCAAGTACTACCTGGCCGGCGACGGCGCGATCCGCAACAAGGACACCGGCTACTTCACCATCACCGGGCGCATCGACGACGTGCTGAACGTGTCGGGGCACCGGATGGGCACGATGGAGATCGAGTCGGCGCTGGTGGCCAATCCGCTGGTGGCGGAAGCGGCGGTGGTGGGCAAGCCGGACGAGACGACCGGGGAATCGATCTGCGCGTTCGTCGTGCTGAAGCAGGCGCGGCCGACCGGCGAGGAAGCCAAGAAGCTGGCGCTGGAACTGCGCAACTGGGTGGCCAAGGAGATCGGGCCGATCGCCAAGCCGAAGGAGATCCGCTTCGGCGACAACCTGCCGAAGACGCGTTCGGGCAAGATCATGCGGCGCCTGCTGCGCGTGCTGGCCAAGGGCGAGGCGATTACGCAGGATGTCTCGACGCTGGAAAATCCGGCCATCCTGGAGCAGTTGAAGGAAGCTTCCTGA